The following are from one region of the Sorghum bicolor cultivar BTx623 chromosome 2, Sorghum_bicolor_NCBIv3, whole genome shotgun sequence genome:
- the LOC8056189 gene encoding transcription initiation factor TFIID subunit 10 isoform X1: MMSSNSGGGAGGSGGGMGPGVGGGGDGRHDDEAALTEFLSSLMDYTPTIPDELVEHYLGRSGFHCPDLRLTRLVAVATQKFLSDIASDSLQHCKARVAAPIKDNKSKQPKDRRLVLTMDDLSKALREEHGISSFLPKSFSPISTTLEAVENYAWCELETPGVLRRQPFSRNGSFDKRGVD, translated from the exons ATGATGAGCAgcaacagcggcggcggcgcaggaggCTCTGGCGGGGGCATGGGTCCGGGAGTGGGTGGAGGCGGGGACGGGCGGCATGACGATGAGGCTGCACTTACCGAGTTCCTCTCATCGCTCATGGACTACACCCCCACG ATTCCCGACGAGCTGGTGGAGCACTACCTCGGCCGCAGCGGGTTCCACTGCCCCGACCTTCGCCT AACGAGACTGGTTGCTGTAGCCACCCAGAAGTTCCTATCAGACATTGCTAGTGATTCTCTTCA ACACTGCAAGGCCAGGGTAGCAGCACCTATCAAAGACAATAAGAGCAAACAGCCTAAG GATAGACGTCTTGTATTAACCATGGATGATCTTTCTAAAGCTTTGCGTGAG GAACATGGAATTTCCTCTTTCCTGCCTAAATCTTTCAGTCCGATTAGCACAACTCTTGAGGCTGTTGAAAACTATG CATGGTGTGAACTTGAAACACCCGGAGTACTTCGCAGACAGCCCTTCAGCAGGAATGGCTCCTTCGACAAGAGAGGAGTAGATTGA
- the LOC8056189 gene encoding transcription initiation factor TFIID subunit 10 isoform X2: MMSSNSGGGAGGSGGGMGPGVGGGGDGRHDDEAALTEFLSSLMDYTPTIPDELVEHYLGRSGFHCPDLRLTRLVAVATQKFLSDIASDSLQHCKARVAAPIKDNKSKQPKDRRLVLTMDDLSKALREHGVNLKHPEYFADSPSAGMAPSTREE, from the exons ATGATGAGCAgcaacagcggcggcggcgcaggaggCTCTGGCGGGGGCATGGGTCCGGGAGTGGGTGGAGGCGGGGACGGGCGGCATGACGATGAGGCTGCACTTACCGAGTTCCTCTCATCGCTCATGGACTACACCCCCACG ATTCCCGACGAGCTGGTGGAGCACTACCTCGGCCGCAGCGGGTTCCACTGCCCCGACCTTCGCCT AACGAGACTGGTTGCTGTAGCCACCCAGAAGTTCCTATCAGACATTGCTAGTGATTCTCTTCA ACACTGCAAGGCCAGGGTAGCAGCACCTATCAAAGACAATAAGAGCAAACAGCCTAAG GATAGACGTCTTGTATTAACCATGGATGATCTTTCTAAAGCTTTGCGTGAG CATGGTGTGAACTTGAAACACCCGGAGTACTTCGCAGACAGCCCTTCAGCAGGAATGGCTCCTTCGACAAGAGAGGAGTAG
- the LOC8065387 gene encoding uncharacterized protein LOC8065387 — MEERRRRRSPCHGGRRRRRRAVEMALGRKVRELRRLVPGAAAMPAERLLLRTADYIVRLRAKVELLRAVSELIAVTNHGGTIIVGGGGHHDGDDDAHTSNLSSS, encoded by the coding sequence ATGGAGGAGAGGAGGCGTCGCCGCTCGCCGTGccacggcggccgccgccgccggcggcgtgcGGTGGAGATGGCGCTGGGGCGCAAGGTTCGCGAGCTGCGGCGGCTGGTGCCCGGCGCCGCCGCGATGCCTGCCGAGCGCCTGCTCCTCCGTACCGCCGACTACATCGTGCGCCTCCGGGCGAAGGTCGAGCTCCTCAGGGCGGTCTCGGAGCTCATCGCCGTCACCAACCATGGTGGGACGATTATCGTCGGCGGTGGCGGCCATCACGACGGTGACGACGACGCACACACTAGCAATCTCTctagcagctag